A stretch of the Capsicum annuum cultivar UCD-10X-F1 chromosome 8, UCD10Xv1.1, whole genome shotgun sequence genome encodes the following:
- the LOC107856984 gene encoding probable glycosyltransferase At5g25310, giving the protein MMKRSGDDGNGGVVYACLGVLCCVLVVSVIAVVSVRFSVSGSPFRSSVSAPTVSIVELEKKAIAATAVANRNPSRAIASDLSFSPNSSFSRKSTLVRKDDKIQEGLARARAAIRKAAGVGNLSMNPGGIYRNPGAFYQSYKEMERRFKVYVYEDGDFIIVHNGPCKNIYASEGRFISEMEHVNNNFRTRDPHSAHVYFMPFSVTWMVKFLYVPLSYDIEPLKEFVSDYVRLISTKYPFWNRSHGADHFMLSCHDWAPVASKGNDLLYNTSVRVLCNANTSEGFNPQKDVSLPEIYLYNGVVSPKLQSPPPANISRPYLGFFAGGLHGHVRKTLFDHWKGRDSDLRVYEYLPKDMDYPSEMLRSKFCLCPSGYEVASPRVVEAMYAECVPVMLSDHYVFPFSDVLNWEAFSVQVNISDIPRLKEILVAVPEDKYMKLKEGLRAVRKHFELNRPALRFDMFHMILHSIWLRRLNLRF; this is encoded by the exons ATGATGAAGAGAAGTGGTGATGATGGTAATGGTGGAGTAGTTTATGCTTGTTTAGGTGTACTCTGTTGTGTACTGGTTGTATCTGTGATAGCAGTTGTATCCGTCAGGTTCTCCGTTTCCGGAAGCCCTTTCCGATCGTCGGTTTCTGCTCCAACTGTTTCCATCGTTGAGTTGGAGAAGAAGGCCATCGCCGCCACCGCCGTCGCTAATCGAAATCCATCACGAGCCATCGCTTCCGATCTTTCTTTCAGTCCCAACTCTTCCTTCTCTCGAAAATCTACCCTTGTT AGGAAAGATGATAAAATACAGGAAGGACTGGCACGAGCAAGAGCGGCGATTCGAAAAGCTGCTGGTGTTGGAAACCTGTCTATGAACCCTGGTGGGATCTACCGCAATCCAGGCGCATTTTATCA GAGTTACAAGGAAATGGAGAGGAGGTTCAAGGTGTATGTATATGAAGATGGGGACTTCATTATAGTCCATAATGGACCctgtaaaaatatatatgcaaGTGAAGGAAGGTTCATCAGTGAGATGGAACATGTTAATAATAATTTCAGGACAAGGGACCCTCATTCAGCCCATGTTTACTTCATGCCTTTTAGTGTAACTTGGATGGTTAAATTTCTCTACGTACCTCTTTCATATGATATTGAACCTCTTAAAGAGTTCGTGTCTGATTATGTGCGACTTATATCAACAAAATACCCATTCTGGAATCGAAGCCATGGAGCTGATCATTTCATGCTTTCTTGCCATGACTGG GCACCTGTTGCTTCAAAAGGCAATGATTTACTATACAATACATCAGTCAGGGTTTTGTGTAATGCCAACACCTCAGAAGGCTTCAATCCTCAGAAGGATGTCAGTCTTCCTGAAATCTATCTTTACAATGGTGTAGTGTCCCCAAAGCTGCAGTCTCCTCCACCAGCCAACATTTCAAGGCCGTACCTTGGATTCTTTGCTGGTGGACTTCACGGCCATGTCCGGAAAACCCTCTTTGATCACTGGAAAGGCCGCGACTCTGATCTCCGTGTATACGAATACCTGCCTAAGGACATGGATTATCCCTCTGAAATGTTGCGGTCCAAGTTTTGCCTATGCCCTAGTGGGTATGAAGTGGCTAGCCCAAGAGTGGTTGAAGCCATGTACGCTGAATGTGTTCCTGTTATGTTATCAGATCATTATGTCTTCCCTTTTAGTGATGTGCTAAACTGGGAAGCATTCTCAGTTCAGGTTAACATTTCTGATATCCCAAGGCTAAAGGAGATCTTGGTGGCTGTTCCAGAAGACAAATACATGAAGCTCAAGGAAGGCTTGAGGGCTGTTAGGAAACATTTTGAACTAAACCGGCCTGCTCTGAGATTTGATATGTTCCATATGATATTACATTCTATATGGCTTAGGAGACTAAATTTAAGGTTCTAG